The proteins below come from a single Triticum aestivum cultivar Chinese Spring chromosome 5D, IWGSC CS RefSeq v2.1, whole genome shotgun sequence genomic window:
- the LOC123121580 gene encoding glutamate receptor 2.9: MTTAPVLLRLRASMPALRRHGRLLVLLLLLIGAYGAAAQGGGVAPRRRRQVVDVGVILDTKTWVGNISWTFMELALDDFYADDSHARFRTRLKLHLRDTGPGVVDAASAGVDLLQNVRVQAIVGPQTSTQAKFLAELGNKSTVPIISFSADCPSRSGLTPYFIRTAWNDSSQAEAIASLVQKYNWREVVPVYEDDDDTNIKFIPDLVDALKQVDTRVSYRCKIHPSATEDDMKTAISNLKQNWTSVFVVRMSHALAQKFFQLAKDEGMMAQGFVWITAYGLTDIFDVVGSPALDVMQGVLGVKPHVQDTVELQNFRQRWRKKYRLENPGTSLSEPTVSGLYAYDTIWALALAAEKAGFVNSDFRPSLTKNVSTDFDRIDTSKAAEKLRGALLKVLFFGISGKFHIKDMQLVSSNYTIINVVGQERREVGFWTPGSGISGSPKMKSDLNTIVWPGYNETAPTAPRGWLFPTNKNLTIGMPVKPGFEEFVRFENGKATGFCVDVFEAVVKELSYDVPRHYEQFGDGEGSSNGTYDELVYEVYLKRYDAVVGDITILANRSSYVDFTLPYTESGVRMLVPVQDRRQKTAWTFLRPLTADLWLGTGAFFIFTGFVVWSIEHRINQDFRGSPASQIGSVFYFSFSTLVFAHREQILNNLSRIAIVVWLFVVLIVQQSYTASLSSILTVEQLQPTVTNLEEVVRNGGNVGYLNDSFLPGLLKRLKIDESKMIAFDSPVEYDEALSSGKVAVIVDEIPYLKVFLSKYCQKYTMVGPTYKFDGFGYAFPRGSPLTPDISRGILKFASDDRMVKMQKDLYGETSCPDKDDSQTSSSLTLHSFKGLFIISGASSVLALILHAAITIYNNRHEFNSDNSQSPWRRWPAILSKLFHGDDSPSNTPDKDEAAAENVGSAVETPLSIRIPSHIVEHLSDTDTGSPPEGEGTPGRELSVQDTEPLSFAYMHSEREQNRAASLSRSGSSIRRRQISME; the protein is encoded by the exons ATGACGACGGCGCCGGTGCTTCTCCGTCTCCGGGCCTCCATGCCGGCCCTCCGGCGCCACGGCCGCCTCCTCGTCCTCTTGCTTCTGCTCATCGGCGCTTACGGTGCCGCGGCGCAGGGGGGTGGTGTggctcctcggcggcggcggcaggtggtgGACGTGGGGGTGATCTTGGACACGAAGACGTGGGTGGGGAACATCAGCTGGACGTTCATGGAGCTGGCCCTCGACGACTTCTACGCCGACGATAGCCACGCCCGCTTCCGCACCAGGCTGAAGCTCCACCTCCGGGACACCGGCCCCGGCGTCGTCGACGCCGCGTCCGCAG GTGTTGATCTACTGCAAAATGTCCGAGTGCAAGCGATTGTTGGGCCACAGACGTCAACTCAGGCTAAATTTCTTGCGGAGCTTGGCAACAAATCAACGGTTCCAATCATTTCATTCTCCGCAGATTGCCCGTCACGATCCGGACTAACTCCATACTTCATCCGGACTGCATGGAATGACTCCTCACAAGCAGAAGCTATCGCCTCACTTGTTCAGAAATACAATTGGAGGGAAGTCGTCCCTGtctatgaggatgatgatgataccAATATCAAATTCATTCCCGACCTTGTTGATGCCCTCAAACAAGTCGACACTCGTGTTTCATACAGGTGCAAGATCCATCCTTCAGCTACAGAGGATGATATGAAGACAGCTATCTCAAACTTGAAACAGAATTGGACAAGCGTATTTGTTGTGCGTATGTCGCATGCTTTGGCTCAAAAGTTTTTCCAGCTTGCCAAAGATGAAGGGATGATGGCCCAAGGCTTTGTCTGGATTACCGCGTATGGCTTGACAGATATCTTTGATGTGGTTGGTTCACCGGCACTTGATGTGATGCAAGGAGTTCTTGGGGTGAAACCTCATGTTCAAGATACCGTGGAACTTCAAAACTTTAGACAGAGATGGCGCAAGAAGTACCGATTAGAAAATCCAGGCACCTCATTAAGTGAGCCCACAGTATCTGGCCTCTATGCTTATGATACCATATGGGCATTAGCATTAGCAGCAGAGAAGGCTGGATTTGTGAATTCAGACTTTAGGCCGTCTTTAACAAAGAATGTTTCCACTGACTTTGACAGAATAGATACTTCAAAAGCTGCTGAAAAACTGCGAGGTGCACTCTTAAAGGTCCTTTTTTTTGGCATCAGCGGGAAATTTCACATTAAAGACATGCAGTTAGTATCATCAAACTACACAATAATCAACGTTGTTGGTCAGGAGAGAAGAGAAGTTGGTTTTTGGACTCCAGGATCTGGCATCTCTGGTAGTCCAAAAATGAAGTCTGATCTTAACACCATCGTATGGCCAGGATATAATGAAACTGCACCCACTGCACCCAGAGGCTGGCTATTTCCAACGAATAAAAATCTCACAATAGGCATGCCTGTGAAACCTGGGTTTGAAGAATTTGTAAGATTTGAAAATGGTAAAGCCACGGGGTTCTGCGTTGATGTATTTGAGGCAGTAGTTAAAGAATTATCCTATGATGTACCCCGTCACTATGAGCAGTTTGGAGACGGGGAAGGATCGAGTAACGGAACTTATGATGAGCTTGTCTACGAAGTTTATCTTAAG AGATATGATGCAGTTGTAGGTGATATAACAATCTTGGCGAACCGTTCTTCCTATGTAGACTTTACTCTTCCTTACACAGAGTCAGGGGTACGCATGCTGGTTCCAGTTCAGGACCGGAGACAGAAGACTGCATGGACATTCTTAAGGCCTTTGACAGCCGACCTATGGTTAGGAACTGGGGCCTTCTTTATCTTCACAGGTTTTGTAGTCTGGAGTATTGAGCATAGAATAAATCAAGACTTTCGAGGTTCCCCAGCCAGTCAAATTGGATCAGTCTTCTACTTCTCCTTCTCAACACTAGTATTTGCTCACAGGGAGCAGATCCTGAACAACTTATCAAGAATTGCAATAGTTGTTTGGCTTTTCGTTGTGCTAATAGTGCAGCAGAGTTATACTGCAAGCTTAAGCTCGATCCTTACAGTGGAGCAACTTCAGCCAACAGTCACAAATTTAGAAGAAGTTGTCAGAAATGGGGGCAATGTTGGCTACCTCAATGATTCTTTCTTGCCTGGGcttttgaaaaggttgaaaattgatgaatcAAAGATGATTGCCTTTGACTCCCCTGTGGAATACGATGAAGCGTTATCAAGTGGAAAAGTTGCCGTCATTGTTGATGAGATACCATACCTTAAGGTGTTCCTCTCAAAGTATTGCCAGAAGTACACTATGGTTGGACCAACCTACAAGTTTGATGGATTTGGTTAT GCATTCCCTCGAGGCTCTCCACTCACACCTGATATTTCGAGGGGAATACTGAAATTCGCATCGGATGACAGAATGGTTAAGATGCAGAAAGACTTGTATGGCGAGACTTCATGCCCCGACAAAGATGACTCCCAAACTTCAAGCAGCCTGACATTGCACAGCTTTAAGGGGCTGTTCATCATCAGCGGAGCATCTTCAGTCCTGGCATTAATCCTGCACGCTGCCATAACCATTTATAACAACCGACATGAATTCAACAGTGACAACAGTCAGAGTCCATGGCGCAGATGGCCTGCCATTCTCTCCAAGCTCTTCCACGGGGACGACAGTCCTTCTAACACTCCAGATAAAGATGAAGCCGCAGCGGAAAATGTTGGTAGTGCAGTTGAGACCCCGCTGAGCATACGCATACCTAGTCACATCGTCGAGCACCTGTCAGACACGGACACAGGAAGCCCACCAGAAGGGGAAGGAACACCAGGCAGGGAGCTCTCAGTGCAGGACACGGAACCGCTGTCGTTTGCTTACATGCATTCTGAGAGGGAGCAAAATAGAGCAGCTTCCTTATCTCGGAGTGGGAGCTCAATCCGCAGGAGACAGATAAGCATGGAATGA
- the LOC123124831 gene encoding glutamate receptor 2.7 has protein sequence MAGDARARPYLPFILVALAAFLTVTSRAQPTEVKVGLIVDAASPVGKVATTTIPMALEDFYAAFPNSSARVRILQHDSGGDVVAAASAALQLMTSQGARAILGPQSSVEAAFVADLATRAEVPVVSFSATSPSVSPASASFFVRAALSDAAQAGAVAALATHFGWRRVVPIYQDDDYGAAFVPFLVDALADARAEVPYRCALPEGATHVAIAAELYRMESEQTRVFVLHTRAGLAKKVFAAAAEAGITGAGYAWIITDGLTGLIGFVDPPQGVIGLAPYVPTTPRLRDVKKRWAHRYMRDHPDDEPAHAVVGCYAVWAYDAAWAVASAAERLSSGDLSSPPGLVGGKGGPTDISGLGKSRSGEKLLRAINDTTFEGLGGRFELIDGELAVPAFRVLNIDDGKAKGIGFWTPRHGLSRHVGRGSSKAGGELSPFIWPGESTVRPSGWAQPTSAAKLRVAVPGRIPPSYPAIMHIDVDPVTNRTTAGGFVIEAFEAAVRLLPYALPFEYVKADPMPYDQLAEAVNNGTYDALVADMTITAKRSEHVDFTMPFIATSITMIVPLRDQRSSNKWTWVFLKPLRYDLWLISAAFFIFTGFVVWAIERRDNERFEGTPSNQAGTMLYFGFSTLVFTHNEKLKSNLSRVVVVVWVFVVLILQSSYTASLTSLLTVPQIGPTIVDYRTLLLGTEKVGILNNSFTPQVINQSGLPQDRVVRYPNASSFQEALLNGSIGAVIDETPYLNIFLQTYRDNFTVTGQPNMTDGFAFAFPRGSPYVTDLSQAILNLTESSEMSRIERKWLGNPDDHRSQGGGPFTTNHLSFSSFRSLFVITGATSLICLTIHLAFFHKEGYWLPLPWVMSRPSWKVRLWMLAKLFDRKVYSETMPGRNQNDVGAVASPHTSDHVSIVGRLPSMPHTSEGSVEMATRTTSEIEPVAGG, from the exons ATGGCCGGGGACGCGCGCGCTCGTCCCTACCTTCCATTCATCCTGGTcgccttggccgccttcttgaccGTGACCTCGCGGGCGCAGCCGACGGAGGTCAAGGTGGGGCTCATCGTCGACGCCGCCTCGCCGGTCGGCAAGGTCGCCACGACCACCATCCCCATGGCCCTCGAGGACTTCTACGCCGCCTTCCCCAACTCCTCCGCTCGGGTTCGCATCCTGCAGCACGACTCCGGTGGGGACGTCGTCGCCGCCGCGTCCGCCG CGTTGCAGCTGATGACTAGCCAGGGAGCGCGCGCCATCCTCGGCCCGCAGTCGTCCGTCGAGGCGGCCTTCGTCGCCGACCTCGCCACGCGGGCCGAGGTCCCCGTCGTCTCCTTCTCGGCCACCAGCCCGTCGGTCTCGCCCGCCTCGGCGAGCTTCTTCGTCCGCGCCGCGCTGAGCGACGCGGCGCAGGCCGGCGCCGTCGCCGCGCTCGCCACGCACTTCGGGTGGCGCCGCGTCGTGCCCATCTACCAGGACGACGACTACGGCGCCGCCTTCGTGCCCTTCCTCGTGGACGCCCTCGCCGACGCGCGCGCCGAGGTCCCATACCGCTGCGCGCTCCCGGAAGGGGCGACCCACGTCGCCATCGCCGCGGAGCTGTACCGCATGGAGTCCGAGCAGACGCGCGTCTTTGTGCTGCACACGCGCGCCGGGCTCGCGAAGAAGGTGTTCGCCGCCGCCGCGGAGGCGGGCATCACGGGCGCCGGCTACGCGTGGATCATCACGGACGGGCTCACGGGCCTCATCGGCTTCGTCGACCCGCCGCAGGGCGTCATCGGGCTCGCGCCCTACGTGCCGACCACGCCGCGGCTGCGCGACGTCAAGAAGCGGTGGGCGCACCGGTACATGCGTGACCACCCGGACGACGAGCCGGCGCACGCCGTGGTGGGCTGCTACGCCGTGTGGGCGTACGACGCCGCATGGGCCGTCGCGTCCGCGGCAGAGCGACTCAGCTCCGGCGACCTATCATCGCCGCCGGGGCTGGTGGGCGGCAAGGGCGGCCCCACCGACATCTCCGGGCTCGGCAAGTCAAGATCAGGCGAGAAGCTCCTCCGAGCTATCAACGACACGACATTCGAGGGCCTCGGCGGCCGGTTCGAGCTCATCGACGGCGAGCTCGCGGTGCCGGCGTTCCGCGTGTTAAACATCGACGATGGGAAAGCGAAGGGCATCGGGTTCTGGACGCCGCGGCACGGGCTGAGCCGACATGTCGGTCGCGGTTCCAGCAAAGCGGGCGGCGAGCTCTCGCCGTTCATCTGGCCGGGAGAGTCGACGGTCCGGCCAAGTGGGTGGGCGCAGCCGACGAGCGCCGCGAAGCTGCGGGTGGCGGTGCCGGGGAGGATCCCGCCCAGCTACCCGGCGATCATGCACATTGACGTGGACCCGGTGACGAACCGGACGACGGCCGGCGGGTTCGTGATCGAGGCGTTCGAGGCGGCGGTGCGGCTGCTTCCCTACGCTCTGCCCTTCGAATACGTGAAGGCGGACCCCATGCCCTACGACCAGTTGGCCGAGGCGGTTAACAATGGG ACATACGACGCGCTGGTGGCGGACATGACCATCACGGCGAAGCGGTCGGAGCACGTGGACTTCACGATGCCTTTCATCGCCACGTCTATCACCATGATTGTACCGCTACGCGACCAACGGAGCAGCAACAAGTGGACGTGGGTCTTCCTCAAGCCGCTCCGCTATGACCTCTGGCTCATCAGCGCCGCCTTCTTCATCTTCACCGGTTTCGTGGTCTGGGCCATCGAGCGCCGCGACAATGAGAGGTTCGAAGGGACGCCATCGAACCAAGCAGGCACCATGCTCTACTTTGGCTTCTCCACCCTCGTCTTCACCCACAACGAGAAGCTCAAAAGCAACTTGtcgagggtggtggtggtggtgtgggtCTTCGTGGTGCTCATCCTGCAGTCCAGCTACACCGCCAGCCTCACCTCCCTGCTCACGGTGCCGCAGATCGGGCCGACCATCGTGGACTACCGCACGCTGCTGCTGGGCACGGAGAAGGTGGGGATCCTCAACAACTCCTTCACGCCGCAGGTCATAAACCAGTCTGGGCTCCCGCAGGACAGGGTGGTGCGGTACCCGAACGCGTCGAGCTTCCAGGAGGCGTTGTTGAACGGTAGCATCGGTGCCGTTATTGACGAGACGCCTTACCTCAACATCTTCCTCCAGACCTACCGGGACAACTTCACCGTGACTGGCCAGCCCAACATGACCGATGGCTTCGCGTTCGCGTTCCCCAGGGGGTCGCCATACGTGACGGATCTGTCGCAGGCGATCCTGAACCTCACGGAGAGCAGCGAGATGAGTAGGATCGAGCGCAAGTGGCTCGGCAACCCGGATGACCACAGGTCACAAGGCGGCGGGCCGTTCACGACGAACCATCTCAGCTTCAGCAGCTTCCGAAGCCTGTTTGTCATCACCGGCGCCACCTCGCTCATTTGCCTCACCATCCACCTCGCTTTCTTCCATAAGGAGGGCTACTGGCTGCCCCTCCCGTGGGTCATGTCACGCCCATCGTGGAAGGTCAGGCTCTGGATGTTGGCCAAGCTCTTTGACAGAAAGGTTTATAGTGAAACTATGCCCGGCCGGAACCAGAATGATGTGGGAGCGGTTGCCTCCCCTCATACATCGGACCATGTGAGCATCGTTGGCAGACTGCCCAGCATGCCACACACCAGCGAGGGGTCGGTTGAGATGGCAACCCGGACAACTAGTGAGATCGAGCCGGTCGCCGGCGGCTAG